A region from the Coffea eugenioides isolate CCC68of chromosome 9, Ceug_1.0, whole genome shotgun sequence genome encodes:
- the LOC113783624 gene encoding uncharacterized protein LOC113783624 isoform X2, with product MSFLKQHKSYIVLTIWALVFLLSSIDVAAKSRQPISIRERRNQCYADIESGLWGQQCKSSKIAKENCALNCLSPTCYQLVYESDPLEEGEKDYIRSQEYKYCMHKVSLGESLDGIRGAFD from the exons ATGAGTTTCCTTAAACAACACAAAAGTTACATAGTTTTAACCATATGGGCTCTTGTTTTTCTGCTTTCCTCCATTGATGTAGCAGCTAAATCTCGTCAGCCAATCTCT ATTCGAGAGAGAAGAAACCAGTGCTATGCAGACATTGAAAG TGGATTATGGGGTCAGCAATGTAAATCTTCCAAGATAGCAAAGGAGAATTGTGCCTTGAATTGCCTCTCACCAACCTGTTATCAGCTCGTCTATGAGAGTGATCCG ttggaagaaggagaaaaagattACATCAGGAGTCAAGAGTACAAGTACTGCATGCACAA AGTATCTTTAGGAGAGAGCCTGGATGGTATTAGAGGGGCCTTTGATTAG
- the LOC113783624 gene encoding uncharacterized protein LOC113783624 isoform X1 has product MSFLKQHKSYIVLTIWALVFLLSSIDVAAKSRQPISESEIRERRNQCYADIESGLWGQQCKSSKIAKENCALNCLSPTCYQLVYESDPLEEGEKDYIRSQEYKYCMHKVSLGESLDGIRGAFD; this is encoded by the exons ATGAGTTTCCTTAAACAACACAAAAGTTACATAGTTTTAACCATATGGGCTCTTGTTTTTCTGCTTTCCTCCATTGATGTAGCAGCTAAATCTCGTCAGCCAATCTCT GAATCCGAGATTCGAGAGAGAAGAAACCAGTGCTATGCAGACATTGAAAG TGGATTATGGGGTCAGCAATGTAAATCTTCCAAGATAGCAAAGGAGAATTGTGCCTTGAATTGCCTCTCACCAACCTGTTATCAGCTCGTCTATGAGAGTGATCCG ttggaagaaggagaaaaagattACATCAGGAGTCAAGAGTACAAGTACTGCATGCACAA AGTATCTTTAGGAGAGAGCCTGGATGGTATTAGAGGGGCCTTTGATTAG